The Chelonia mydas isolate rCheMyd1 chromosome 3, rCheMyd1.pri.v2, whole genome shotgun sequence genome includes a region encoding these proteins:
- the ZBTB2 gene encoding zinc finger and BTB domain-containing protein 2 — MDLANHGLILLQQLNAQREFGFLCDCTVAIGDVYFKAHKSVLASFSNYFKMLFVHQTSECVRLKATDIQPDIFSYLLHLMYTGKMAPQLIDPVRLEQGIKFLHAYPLIQEASLASQGTFSHPDQVFPLASSLYGIQIADHQTRHPTKVTSATDKLGREPRPQPSRMSQEPVSEGSQLSRLASSLPQVTRTNMTTSDPLQSSLSPELISTAGNSSPPEEEANMEASSSDEQPASLTIAHVKPSIMKRNGSFPKYYACHLCGRRFNLRSSLREHLQIHTGVPFTSSQQGESSISLSLCNNAAEKDAMEVPEAGMISDSELQQISDSPIIDGQQQAETPPPSDIADIDNLEQADQEREVKRRKYECSICGRKFIQKSHWREHMYIHTGKPFKCSTCDKSFCRANQAARHVCLNQSMDTYTMVDKQTLELCTFEEGSQMDNMLVQTNKPYKCNLCDKTFSTPNEVVKHSCQNQNSVFSLEEDRSILLGSEDTEAAETDNSVLTSIKKEQEAVLLD; from the exons ATGGATCTGGCCAACCACGGACTTATACTGCTACAGCAGCTAAATGCTCAGAGGGAGTTTGGTTTCCTGTGTGACTGCACGGTTGCTATTGGTGATGTCTACTTCAAGGCACACAAATCTGTCCTTGCTTCTTTCTCCAACTACTTTAAGATGTTGTTTGTCCATCAGACCAG tgaaTGTGTCCGTTTGAAAGCAACTGACATACAACCAGATATCTTCAGCTATCTCTTGCATTTGATGTATACTGGGAAGATGGCACCTCAGCTCATTGACCCAGTTCGATTAGAACAGGGAATAAAGTTTCTGCATGCATATCCACTGATTCAAGAGGCCAGCCTTGCCAGTCAGGGTACCTTTTCTCATCCAGATCAAGTTTTTCCATTAGCCTCTTCTTTATATGGCATTCAAATTGCAGATCACCAGACAAGACATCCCACTAAGGTTACCTCAGCAACTGACAAACTTGGGCGAGAACCAAGGCCACAGCCTTCCAGGATGAGCCAAGAACCCGTGTCTGAGGGCTCACAGCTCTCACGGTTGGCTTCAAGTCTGCCACAAGTGACCCGGACAAATATGACCACTTCTGACCCTTTGCAGTCTTCACTGTCTCCAGAATTGATTTCCACTGCTGGTAATAGTTCTCCTCCAGAGGAGGAAGCCAACATGGAAGCATCTTCTTCAGATGAACAGCCTGCTTCACTCACAATAGCACATGTCAAGCCAAGTATTATGAAAAGGAATGGAAGCTTCCCAAAATACTATGCCTGCCACCTCTGTGGTCGTCGGTTCAATCTGCGAAGCAGTTTGCGTGAGCACCTCCAGATCCACACAGGAGTACCCTTCACATCAAGCCAGCAGGGAGAAAGTAGCATTTCCCTGTCTCTTTGTAATAATGCAGCTGAAAAAGATGCCATGGAAGTGCCTGAAGCGGGAATGATTAGTGACAGTGAGCTACAACAGATATCAGATTCCCCAATAATTGATGGACAGCAGCAGGCAGAAACACCACCACCATCAGACATTGCGGACATAGACAACTTGGAGCAGGCAGATCAAGAAAGAGAAGTTAAAAGACGGAAATATGAATGTTCCATCTGTGGACGCAAATTTATTCAAAAAAGCCACTGGAGGGAGCATATGTACATACATACTGGCAAACCTTTCAAGTGCAGCACTTGCGACAAAAGCTTCTGCAGGGCCAACCAAGCAGCCAGACATGTGTGCCTAAATCAGAGCATGGACACATATACTATGGTGGACAAACAGACTCTGGAACTCTGTACTTTTGAGGAAGGCAGTCAAATGGACAACATGTTAGTACAGACCAACAAGCCCTACAAATGTAACTTGTGTGACAAAACATTTTCAACTCCCAATGAAGTGGTCAAACATTCGTGCCAAAATCAAAACTCTGTCTTTTCTCTAGAAGAAGATAGATCCATTCTGCTTGGTAGTGAGGACACAGAAGCTGCAGAGACTGATAACTCAGTGTTAACCTCCATCAAAAAGGAGCAGGAAGCAGTGTTGTTAGACTGA